Part of the Arsenicicoccus sp. oral taxon 190 genome, CCGACATCAGCCCGATCCCCTTGTCGCAGCGCGATGTTGGCGAGGACCTCGGCGGTGCAGCAGATGATGGGTGCGCCGGCGTTGACGGCAGCGTCCCCCGTCATCATGCCGACGTTGTCGGCGCCGAAGGCCTCGCAGAGCGCGAAGAACTTCTCGCTGACGAGCGCCTTGATCGGCGCGGTGTAGAAGGTGCGACGCCCCCCGGCCAGCGCCATGAGGTGCGCGCCGAGCGCGACCATCGACTTCCCGGAGCCCGTGGGGGTGGCGAGGATGACGTTGGCGCCCGTGGCCAGCTCCAGCAGCGCCTCGTCCTGCGCCGGGTAGAGCTCGATCCCCCGCTCCAGGGTCCACTCCACGAAGGCCGTATAGACGGCGTCGGCGTCGAAGCCGTCAGGGGTGCGGTCAGCGGGGGGCGGCAGCAGGTCGGTGAGCGTCATCGTGGACCCATCGTCCCAGATCGTCTCTAGGCTGAGAGCCGTCGCCGACCCTCGGGAGCCCAGATGAAGTACGTCCCCAGCAAGATCGTCCTCGTCGGAACCGGCGCCGTGGGCATGGCCTACGCGTACGCCCTCGTCAACCAGGGCATCTGCGACGAGCTGGTCCTGATCGACCTCAACGAGGCCAAGTCCCGCGCCGACGTCCTCGACCTCAACCACGGCGAGGCATGGGCCCCGAGCCCGGTCAGCGTGAGCTTCGGCAGCTACGACGACTGCCGGGACGCCGCGATGGTGGTGGTCTGCGCGGGCGCGGCCCAGAAGCCGGGCGAGACCCGCCTCGACATCGCCGACATCAACCTGCGGATCTTCCGGGAGATCGTGCAGCGCGTCACCGCCTCCGGCTTCGACGGGATCTACCTGGTCGCCACCAACCCGGTAGACGTCCTGACCTACGCGACGTGGCGGTTCAGCGGGCTGCCGGCCGAGCAGGTCCTCGGCTCGGGGACCACGCTGGACACGGCGCGGCTGAGGTTCCACCTGGCCCGGCGGTTCGAGGTGAGCACGTCCAACGTGCACGCACTGATCATCGGCGAGCACGGCGACAGCGAGCTGCCGGTGTGGAGCGCAGCCTCGGTCGCCGGCCGGTCCATGAGCCGGCGGATCGCCGCCGAGCCGGCGCTGCGGGCCGAGCTCGACGCCATCTTCCAGCGCACCCGCGATGCGGCCTACGAGATCATCGACGCCAAGGGCTCGACCAGCTACGGCATCGGCATGTCGCTGGCCCGCATCACCCGCGCGATCCTCAAGAACGAGAAGGCGATCCTGCCGGTGAGCACCCTGCTGCGGGGCGAGTACGGCCACGACGACGTCTGCGTCGGCGTCCCCACCATCCTCAGCCGCGGCGGCGCCAAGCACGTGGTCGAGCTGGACCTCGACGGGGACGAGCAGCGGGCGTTCGACGCGAGCGTGGCGACGCTCCGGGGCTTCCGAGAGCGGGTCGACGCCCTCCTCTGACCCCTTGCTGGCCCGCCTCAGGTCGTCACATCCGCCGGGGTTGGCACGCCAGCCGGCGGCGGCACGACGGCCGGCGGCAGCACGACGGCCGGCGGCAGCACGACGGCCGGCGGCAGCACGCCATACGGCCTGGTCTCGGCGGCCATCCTCCGTCTCGGCCACCATCGCCGGTCTACGGCTGCAGCACCAGACCGACGCCGCACGTCCAGACGGGGGACGCAACCCCAGACGGCGGCCGGACCAGAGCCGGACACGGCCACCCCGCCGGTCTCGGTGGCTGGCGGCGGCACGGCCCGCCATACGGGCTGGTCTCGGCGACCATCCTCCGTCTCGGCGACCATCGCCGGTCTACGGCTGCAGCACCAGACCCAAGCCACACGCCCAGACGGGGGACGCAACCCCAGACGGGGGGCCAGACCCGGCCACCCCGCGCCGGTCTCGGCGACCATCCACCGTCTCGGCCACCATCGCCGGTCTACGGCTGCAGCACCAGACCGGCGCCGCACGTCCAGACGGGGGACGCAACCCCAGACGGCGGCCGGACCAGAGCCGGACACGGCCACCCCGCCGGTCTCGGTGGCTGGCGGCGGCACGGCCCGCCATACGGGCTGGTCTCGGCGACCATCCTCCGTCTCGGCGACCATCGCCGGTCTTCGGCTGCAGCACCAGACCGACGCCGCATGCCGAGACGCGGGACGCAACCCCAGACGGCCGGGGCGAGCAGCAGCATCCGCCGGGGTTCGACACATCGACCTGGCGTGCTGACCCAGGCGGAGGCGACTACCTGGGGCAGGTCAGACCAGGAAGCGGTAGAAGGGGCTGTCCGGGTCGACCCGCTCCACCCGGATCGGGCTCTCCTCCAGCCGCCGCAGCAGGCCGGGCAGGTCCCCCGGCCGCCCGAGCTCCACCCCCACCAGCGCCGGCCCGATCTCCCGGTTGGACCGCTTGACGTATTCGAACAGCGTGATGTCGTCCTCCGGCCCGAGCACCTCGTCCAGGAACCGCCGCAGCGCACCC contains:
- a CDS encoding L-lactate dehydrogenase; its protein translation is MKYVPSKIVLVGTGAVGMAYAYALVNQGICDELVLIDLNEAKSRADVLDLNHGEAWAPSPVSVSFGSYDDCRDAAMVVVCAGAAQKPGETRLDIADINLRIFREIVQRVTASGFDGIYLVATNPVDVLTYATWRFSGLPAEQVLGSGTTLDTARLRFHLARRFEVSTSNVHALIIGEHGDSELPVWSAASVAGRSMSRRIAAEPALRAELDAIFQRTRDAAYEIIDAKGSTSYGIGMSLARITRAILKNEKAILPVSTLLRGEYGHDDVCVGVPTILSRGGAKHVVELDLDGDEQRAFDASVATLRGFRERVDALL